A genomic segment from Streptomyces antibioticus encodes:
- a CDS encoding DEAD/DEAH box helicase, whose translation MEVPSQIFGPARCRAVFVPGDPARSGRVAFWLPDGDMEGVDSAEELSVVVPTGTGVALARVPALLLPVGQALPVLARARVASDGHRSTAFWGAAALLALRCVARGLLLPGLSAGDHDAWRMGPLGPEDLEAVRRLAASMPPEAHAVPVDDGPALRLPDPERLLRAFLDAVADTLPRSPAAPLLTGGPAYAAAEPQHVPGLRAWAGDVAAGHDAGVRVSLRIEVSGLSTDGIDTAGLETEAVAGPVFRAVPQVHSVSDPGLVADAAEVWADSGVARGAFGPRARMDALLALRRAARAWPALTPLLSATVPDAVVLVDEEVAELLGEGSRALAGAGVEVHWPRELARTLTARAVVGPPDDGTDRDRPGSALPSAPAADTPSFLSADALLSFTWSFALGDQRLTREELDRLAEANRPLVRLRDQWVLIDPQELRRARARQDHKVTPVEALGAALTGSTEVDGRRVEVRSTGWLAALRERLTAPEAREPLEQPAALRATLRDYQRRGLDWLARNTSLGLGCCLADDMGLGKTVTLISLHLHRQTDPSSAGPTLVVCPTSLMGNWQREIERFAPGTPVRRFHGPRRDLDDLGAGEFMLTTYGTLRLDADRLGRVPWGLVVADEAQHVKNPYSATARALRTIGARARVALTGTPVENNLSELWAILDWTTPGLLGRLGTFRTRYARAVESGADPAAAERLGRLVGPFLLRRRKSDPGIAPELPPKTETDRPVYLTAEQTGLYEAMVRETLAAIAEADDMARRGLIVKLLTGLKQICNHPAQYLKEERPRTTGRSGKLELLDELLGTILSEGASVLVFTQYVHMARLLERHLAARGVPTQLLHGGTPVAEREAMVARFQDGEVPVFLLSLKAAGTGLNLTRAEHVVHFDRWWNPAVEAQATDRAYRIGQTRPVQVHRLIAEGTIEDRIADMLRRKQGLADAVLGSGEAALTELTDAELAELVELRGGTR comes from the coding sequence GTGGAAGTACCGTCCCAGATCTTCGGACCAGCCCGCTGCCGCGCCGTGTTCGTGCCCGGCGACCCGGCCCGGTCCGGCCGTGTCGCGTTCTGGCTGCCCGACGGCGACATGGAAGGCGTGGACTCGGCCGAGGAGCTGTCCGTCGTGGTACCCACGGGCACCGGGGTGGCGCTCGCGCGGGTGCCGGCCCTGCTGCTGCCGGTGGGACAGGCCCTGCCGGTGCTCGCACGCGCGCGTGTCGCGTCGGACGGGCACCGGTCCACCGCGTTCTGGGGCGCGGCCGCCCTGCTGGCGTTGCGGTGCGTGGCGCGCGGTCTGCTGCTGCCCGGCCTGTCGGCGGGCGACCACGACGCCTGGCGCATGGGCCCGCTGGGCCCGGAGGACCTGGAGGCCGTACGCCGGCTGGCCGCCTCGATGCCGCCCGAGGCCCACGCCGTCCCGGTGGACGACGGACCGGCCCTGCGGCTGCCCGACCCGGAGCGACTGCTGCGCGCCTTCCTGGACGCGGTCGCGGACACCCTGCCCCGCTCCCCCGCCGCCCCGCTCCTGACCGGCGGACCGGCCTACGCGGCCGCCGAGCCGCAACATGTTCCCGGGCTGCGCGCCTGGGCGGGTGACGTGGCCGCCGGGCACGACGCGGGGGTGCGGGTCTCCCTGCGCATCGAGGTGTCGGGGCTCTCGACGGACGGGATCGACACCGCCGGGCTGGAGACCGAGGCGGTCGCCGGCCCCGTGTTCCGGGCCGTGCCGCAGGTGCACAGTGTGAGCGATCCGGGGCTGGTGGCGGACGCCGCCGAGGTCTGGGCGGACTCGGGTGTCGCGCGGGGCGCGTTCGGTCCCCGCGCGCGGATGGACGCCCTGCTCGCCCTGCGCCGCGCGGCCCGGGCCTGGCCCGCGCTGACGCCGCTGCTGTCGGCCACCGTGCCGGACGCCGTCGTGCTCGTCGACGAGGAGGTCGCGGAGCTGCTCGGGGAGGGTTCCCGGGCGCTGGCCGGAGCGGGTGTCGAGGTGCACTGGCCGAGGGAACTGGCCCGCACCCTGACCGCCCGCGCGGTGGTGGGCCCGCCGGACGACGGGACGGACCGGGACCGCCCCGGCTCGGCCCTGCCGTCGGCGCCGGCGGCGGACACACCGTCGTTCCTGTCGGCGGACGCGTTGCTGTCGTTCACGTGGTCGTTCGCGCTGGGCGACCAGCGGCTCACACGGGAGGAGCTGGACCGGCTCGCCGAGGCGAACCGCCCTCTGGTGCGGCTGCGCGACCAGTGGGTCCTGATCGATCCGCAGGAGCTGCGCCGTGCCCGGGCGCGGCAGGATCACAAGGTGACCCCCGTCGAGGCGCTGGGCGCCGCCCTGACGGGCTCGACCGAGGTCGACGGCCGCCGGGTCGAGGTGCGGTCCACGGGGTGGCTGGCGGCCCTGCGGGAGCGCCTGACGGCCCCCGAGGCGCGGGAGCCGCTGGAACAGCCCGCCGCGCTCCGGGCCACTCTGCGCGACTATCAGCGGCGCGGTCTGGACTGGCTGGCCCGCAACACGTCCCTGGGGCTGGGCTGCTGTCTCGCCGACGACATGGGGCTCGGCAAGACCGTCACGCTGATCAGCCTGCATCTGCATCGCCAGACCGACCCCTCGTCCGCCGGTCCGACCCTCGTGGTCTGCCCTACCTCGCTGATGGGCAACTGGCAGCGCGAGATCGAGCGGTTCGCCCCCGGAACGCCGGTGCGCCGCTTCCACGGACCACGACGCGATCTGGACGACCTGGGCGCCGGGGAGTTCATGCTCACCACGTACGGCACCCTACGCCTCGACGCGGACCGGCTGGGCCGGGTGCCGTGGGGGCTGGTCGTGGCGGACGAGGCCCAGCATGTGAAGAACCCGTACTCGGCGACCGCGCGGGCGCTGCGCACCATCGGCGCACGCGCACGCGTGGCGCTCACGGGCACGCCCGTGGAGAACAACCTGTCGGAGCTGTGGGCGATCCTGGACTGGACGACCCCGGGACTGCTCGGCCGGCTGGGCACCTTCCGCACGCGGTACGCGCGGGCCGTCGAGAGCGGCGCGGACCCGGCCGCGGCGGAGCGGCTCGGCCGGCTCGTCGGGCCGTTCCTGCTGCGCCGCCGCAAGTCGGATCCGGGTATCGCCCCGGAGCTGCCGCCCAAGACCGAGACCGACCGTCCGGTGTACCTCACCGCGGAGCAGACGGGCCTGTACGAGGCGATGGTGCGGGAGACCCTCGCGGCGATCGCCGAGGCGGACGACATGGCGCGGCGCGGGCTGATCGTGAAGCTCCTGACCGGTCTGAAGCAGATCTGCAACCACCCGGCGCAGTACCTCAAGGAGGAGCGGCCGAGGACCACCGGACGCTCCGGGAAGCTGGAGCTGCTGGACGAACTGCTCGGCACGATCCTCTCCGAGGGGGCGAGCGTGCTGGTCTTCACGCAGTACGTGCACATGGCGCGGCTGCTGGAACGCCATCTGGCCGCACGCGGCGTGCCCACACAACTCCTGCACGGCGGCACACCGGTGGCGGAACGCGAGGCGATGGTGGCGCGTTTCCAGGACGGGGAGGTGCCGGTGTTCCTGCTGTCCCTGAAGGCAGCCGGTACGGGGCTCAACCTCACGCGCGCGGAGCATGTCGTGCACTTCGACCGCTGGTGGAATCCGGCCGTCGAGGCGCAGGCCACCGACCGGGCGTACCGCATCGGCCAGACCCGGCCCGTGCAGGTGCACCGGCTGATCGCCGAGGGAACGATCGAGGACCGCATCGCCGACATGCTGCGCCGCAAGCAGGGCCTCGCCGACGCCGTGCTCGGCTCGGGCGAGGCCGCGCTCACGGAACTGACGGACGCCGAACTGGCCGAGCTGGTCGAGCTGCGAGGGGGGACGCGATGA
- a CDS encoding alpha/beta fold hydrolase — MRQAVFDSAGSSVRWTETPGAEPARVYVHGLGAASAVYHAHVAARPELVGRRSLFVDLPGHGISDRPEDFGYTLEEHADALAAALDAAGVSGAELVGHSMGGSVAVVLAHRRPDLVSRLVLTEANLDAFPPPSAGSSGIASWTEEEFLDGGYARVLDRVGPVWAATMRLADPRALHRSAVGLRRGSAPVMREILTGLPVERVYLQGDRSGALDGAHALEKAGVRVVTVPDAGHNIMFDNPAAFAKAVAGTG, encoded by the coding sequence ATGCGGCAGGCCGTGTTCGACAGCGCAGGGAGCAGTGTCCGCTGGACGGAGACGCCGGGCGCGGAACCCGCGCGCGTGTACGTGCACGGCCTGGGCGCCGCCTCGGCGGTGTACCACGCGCACGTGGCGGCACGTCCCGAACTGGTCGGCCGACGAAGCCTGTTCGTCGACCTCCCCGGGCACGGCATCAGCGACCGGCCCGAGGACTTCGGCTACACGCTGGAGGAGCACGCCGACGCGCTCGCGGCCGCGCTCGACGCGGCCGGGGTGAGTGGCGCCGAGCTGGTGGGGCACAGCATGGGCGGCTCGGTGGCCGTCGTCCTGGCCCACCGACGGCCCGACCTGGTGTCCCGGCTCGTCCTCACCGAGGCCAACCTGGACGCGTTCCCGCCGCCCTCCGCGGGCAGCAGCGGCATCGCCTCTTGGACCGAGGAGGAGTTCCTCGACGGCGGGTACGCGCGCGTGCTGGACCGGGTCGGCCCCGTGTGGGCCGCGACCATGCGGCTGGCCGACCCGCGTGCCCTGCACCGCAGCGCGGTCGGGCTCCGGCGCGGTTCCGCCCCGGTCATGCGCGAGATCCTGACCGGACTGCCGGTCGAACGGGTCTACCTCCAGGGCGACCGCAGCGGCGCACTCGACGGCGCGCACGCCCTGGAGAAGGCGGGAGTGCGGGTGGTGACGGTCCCGGACGCCGGTCACAACATCATGTTCGACAACCCCGCCGCCTTCGCGAAGGCGGTCGCCGGTACGGGGTGA
- a CDS encoding SWF or SNF family helicase, which yields MNGSDDRRGRTDDGQERTFAASAPARGRGFAGTWWGRTWLAALEDGALDGEQVRAGRRFARAGAVGAVSVRPGRITAVVQDRDGTPHRADVLLGVLSDAEWDRFLGLAAERSGHVAALLDREMPPDLVEDAETAGVDLLPGLGDLEAECGCGAWDHCGHTAALCYQVARLLDEDPFVLLLLRGRTEQALLDDLQARGTTEPAAESEPPLPEGTDAREAYAAGDVLPPLPSLPGLPEEPGVPPSLDTDAPPPPGVDAAALEVLAARTAVDARLLLAELLHGGPEGRRPEAGLTAAQDAVRLAAAAPGAPEVDAASMGRLAAGSGRSREQLASAVRAWRYGGAASLAVFEEEWTVEGEALARARAAVDTAWEGDERPELRARGNRWTVVGSPCQVRLGRDGRWWPYRKEGGRWLPAGEAAQDPATALASIQ from the coding sequence ATGAACGGATCCGATGACCGTCGGGGGCGTACGGACGACGGGCAGGAGCGCACGTTCGCGGCGTCGGCTCCCGCGCGCGGGCGTGGATTCGCCGGGACGTGGTGGGGGCGGACCTGGCTGGCGGCGCTGGAGGACGGCGCGCTGGACGGTGAACAGGTGCGGGCGGGACGCCGGTTCGCGCGCGCGGGTGCCGTGGGCGCGGTGTCGGTGCGGCCGGGCCGCATCACGGCGGTCGTCCAGGACCGCGACGGCACCCCGCACCGGGCCGATGTCCTGCTCGGTGTGCTCTCGGACGCCGAGTGGGATCGTTTCCTGGGGCTGGCGGCGGAACGGTCCGGGCACGTGGCGGCGCTGCTCGACCGGGAGATGCCGCCCGATCTGGTCGAGGACGCGGAGACGGCCGGCGTCGACCTGCTGCCGGGGCTGGGAGACCTGGAGGCCGAGTGCGGCTGCGGCGCGTGGGACCACTGCGGTCACACCGCGGCGCTCTGCTATCAGGTGGCCCGGCTGCTCGACGAGGACCCGTTCGTGCTCCTGCTGCTCCGGGGGCGCACCGAACAGGCCCTGCTGGACGACCTCCAGGCCCGGGGCACGACCGAGCCCGCCGCCGAGTCGGAACCGCCGCTGCCGGAGGGGACGGACGCCCGGGAGGCGTACGCGGCCGGGGACGTCCTGCCGCCGCTGCCGTCCCTGCCCGGGCTGCCGGAGGAGCCGGGCGTGCCGCCCTCGCTGGACACCGACGCACCGCCGCCGCCCGGGGTGGATGCGGCGGCGCTGGAGGTCCTGGCCGCGCGGACCGCCGTAGACGCGCGTCTGCTGCTGGCCGAGTTGCTGCACGGCGGCCCGGAAGGGCGTAGGCCCGAGGCGGGGTTGACGGCGGCTCAGGACGCCGTGCGGCTCGCGGCGGCCGCTCCCGGTGCCCCGGAGGTCGACGCGGCGTCGATGGGCCGGCTCGCCGCCGGATCGGGCCGCAGCCGGGAGCAACTGGCCTCGGCCGTGCGCGCGTGGCGGTACGGAGGCGCCGCCTCCCTGGCGGTGTTCGAGGAGGAGTGGACGGTGGAGGGCGAGGCGCTCGCACGCGCGCGTGCCGCTGTCGACACGGCCTGGGAGGGGGACGAACGGCCGGAGCTGCGGGCGCGCGGGAACCGGTGGACGGTCGTCGGGTCACCCTGTCAGGTGCGGTTGGGGCGCGACGGGCGTTGGTGGCCCTACCGCAAGGAGGGCGGCCGCTGGCTGCCGGCCGGTGAGGCGGCCCAGGACCCGGCCACGGCACTGGCGTCGATCCAGTGA
- a CDS encoding sensor histidine kinase → MRTPRRTPAAGADAPPPVRGRRAHAGPPADEEPHPWTDGPADPAPMRAGRRRIRPRTVRAKIVCLLMVPVVSLLALWAYATVSTAQDISRLRQSQRVDAEVRTPVTAAVTALQSERAAAVRYAADPAAGRDGDLKALAERTDAAVAALRLGDHGTVADGQELPPGVGQRLQAFVAGAEELRTLRTAVLDGRAGWEETYGRYTGTISAAFSFGGALSGIQDAGLGSDARVLLEFARAGEALAQEDVVLGGAHSAGRLDAERLRLFTGAVDTRRALTASAAADLRGPERAAWQRLSESSAFATLTATEDKVLAARGSGARAVAAAPAATWGPAHTRVQNGMRTIEADAGREVADRADPFTRGLLTPAGAAVLFGLAAVAATLVISVRIGRGLVVELVSLRNGALDIARRKLPEAMRRLRAGDEIDIHAEAPPGPAAEDETGQVAEALTTVHRAALHAAVERAELASGISGVFVNLARRSQILVHRQLSLLDSMERRSDDPNELSDLFRLDHLTTRMRRHAESLIILSGAAPGRAWRTPVSLTDVVRAAVSEIEDYARVEVRRLAETAVVGTAVADLTHLLAELVENAAQFSPPHTRVRVTGEPVGNGYAVEVEDRGLGMGKDTLAEANRRIAQSEALDLFDSDRLGLFVVSRLAARHGVKVHLRTSPYGGTTAVVLLPTALLHNAQPERSARDQAAPDPAAPDSAAPNPAVLHRAAPHRAALDPAVPEQAVPEQAVRPARPAPVQPPERAHTRTPDHDDRRQGHQGPASTDHRTLTPPARAAAEPTAAATPPPPGVTTLRLHRPPDDSAGPEDLPRRVRQASLAPQLRRPHPGEPAPASAPPDDDRRTPELVRDRMAAYRDGWARGGGRQPGRAGTPDPAPGADSSEGDLS, encoded by the coding sequence ATGCGAACACCCCGGAGGACCCCCGCGGCCGGCGCCGACGCGCCGCCCCCTGTGCGCGGGCGGCGCGCCCACGCCGGACCACCCGCCGACGAGGAGCCGCACCCGTGGACGGACGGCCCCGCCGACCCGGCACCCATGCGCGCGGGACGCCGACGCATCCGCCCGCGCACCGTGCGCGCCAAGATCGTCTGCCTGCTGATGGTGCCGGTCGTCTCCCTGCTGGCCCTGTGGGCGTACGCCACCGTCAGCACCGCCCAGGACATCTCCCGGCTGCGCCAGTCGCAACGCGTGGACGCCGAGGTCCGCACACCGGTCACAGCCGCTGTCACCGCCCTCCAGAGCGAACGGGCGGCCGCCGTACGGTACGCGGCCGACCCCGCCGCCGGGCGGGACGGGGACCTGAAGGCCCTCGCCGAGCGCACCGACGCCGCCGTGGCGGCGCTCCGCCTCGGCGACCACGGCACGGTCGCCGACGGTCAGGAACTGCCCCCAGGAGTCGGGCAACGGCTGCAGGCGTTCGTCGCCGGGGCCGAAGAACTGCGCACCCTGCGGACCGCGGTCCTCGACGGCCGCGCCGGCTGGGAGGAGACCTACGGCCGCTACACCGGGACGATCTCGGCCGCCTTCTCGTTCGGCGGCGCGCTCTCCGGCATCCAGGACGCCGGACTCGGCTCGGACGCGCGCGTCCTGCTCGAATTCGCCCGCGCGGGAGAGGCACTCGCTCAGGAGGACGTCGTCCTGGGCGGCGCGCACTCGGCAGGCCGGCTCGACGCGGAGCGCCTGCGGCTGTTCACCGGCGCCGTCGACACCCGCCGCGCCTTGACGGCGTCGGCCGCCGCGGATCTGCGCGGACCCGAACGCGCCGCCTGGCAACGCCTCTCCGAGAGCAGCGCGTTCGCCACCCTGACCGCCACCGAGGACAAGGTGCTCGCCGCCCGAGGTTCCGGCGCGCGGGCCGTCGCCGCGGCCCCGGCGGCCACCTGGGGACCCGCGCACACGCGTGTGCAGAACGGCATGCGGACCATCGAGGCCGACGCCGGCCGCGAAGTCGCCGACCGCGCCGACCCGTTCACGCGCGGGCTGCTCACCCCGGCCGGTGCCGCCGTCCTGTTCGGCCTCGCCGCCGTCGCCGCCACGCTCGTCATCTCGGTACGCATCGGCCGCGGACTCGTCGTCGAACTGGTCAGCCTGCGCAACGGCGCCCTGGACATCGCCCGCCGCAAACTCCCCGAAGCCATGCGGAGACTGCGCGCCGGCGACGAGATCGACATCCACGCCGAGGCCCCGCCCGGGCCGGCCGCCGAGGACGAGACCGGCCAGGTCGCCGAAGCGCTCACCACCGTGCACCGCGCCGCCCTGCACGCCGCCGTCGAACGCGCCGAACTCGCGAGCGGCATCTCCGGAGTGTTCGTCAACCTCGCCCGGCGCAGCCAGATCCTCGTCCACCGCCAGCTCAGCCTCCTCGACAGCATGGAACGCCGCTCCGACGACCCGAACGAACTGAGCGACCTCTTCCGGCTCGACCACCTCACCACCCGCATGCGACGCCACGCGGAGAGCCTGATCATCCTCTCCGGCGCCGCACCCGGCCGCGCCTGGCGCACACCGGTGTCCCTGACCGACGTGGTCCGCGCCGCCGTCTCCGAGATCGAGGACTACGCGCGCGTGGAGGTGCGCCGGCTCGCCGAGACGGCCGTCGTCGGCACCGCCGTCGCCGACCTCACCCACCTGCTCGCCGAACTGGTCGAGAACGCCGCCCAGTTCTCACCTCCGCACACACGCGTGCGCGTCACCGGCGAACCCGTGGGCAACGGATACGCCGTCGAGGTCGAGGACCGCGGTCTGGGCATGGGCAAGGACACCCTCGCCGAGGCCAACCGGCGCATCGCCCAGTCCGAGGCCCTCGACCTGTTCGACAGCGACCGGCTCGGCCTGTTCGTGGTCAGCCGGCTCGCCGCCCGCCACGGCGTCAAGGTCCACCTGCGGACCTCCCCCTACGGCGGCACCACCGCGGTCGTATTGCTGCCCACGGCTCTGCTGCACAACGCCCAGCCGGAACGTTCCGCCAGGGATCAGGCCGCACCCGACCCAGCCGCCCCCGACTCAGCCGCCCCGAACCCGGCCGTACTGCACCGCGCCGCACCGCACCGGGCCGCACTGGATCCAGCCGTACCGGAACAGGCCGTACCGGAACAGGCCGTACGACCGGCACGGCCCGCACCGGTACAGCCCCCCGAACGCGCCCACACGCGTACGCCCGACCACGACGACCGGCGTCAAGGGCACCAAGGGCCCGCCTCCACCGACCACCGCACGCTCACACCCCCCGCCCGGGCCGCAGCCGAGCCGACGGCCGCCGCCACCCCACCACCTCCCGGAGTCACCACCTTGCGCCTGCACCGCCCCCCGGACGATTCCGCCGGACCGGAGGACCTCCCGCGTCGGGTACGGCAGGCGAGCCTCGCCCCCCAATTACGCCGCCCGCACCCCGGGGAACCGGCCCCGGCGTCCGCACCGCCCGACGACGACCGACGCACCCCCGAACTCGTACGGGACCGCATGGCCGCCTACCGCGACGGCTGGGCACGCGGCGGCGGCAGGCAGCCCGGCCGTGCGGGCACCCCGGATCCCGCCCCGGGCGCAGACAGCAGCGAAGGAGACCTCTCATGA
- a CDS encoding DUF742 domain-containing protein — MTEDTTAAARQDPGSQWYDSEAGPLVRPYAMTGGRTRPGPTGVRFDLIALVTLDPGAPGTDGAALGPEHRTLIGLCRAETQSVAELSAGADLPVGVVRVLLGDLLELGCVTVSRPVPPAHLPDERVLREVIEGLRAL; from the coding sequence ATGACCGAGGACACGACCGCCGCCGCCCGGCAGGACCCGGGCAGCCAGTGGTACGACAGCGAGGCCGGGCCCCTCGTCCGCCCGTACGCGATGACCGGCGGCCGGACCCGGCCCGGCCCCACCGGAGTGCGCTTCGACCTGATCGCGCTGGTCACCCTGGACCCGGGTGCCCCCGGCACCGACGGGGCGGCGCTCGGACCCGAACACCGCACCCTGATCGGCCTGTGCCGGGCGGAGACCCAGTCCGTCGCCGAACTCTCGGCGGGCGCCGACCTCCCGGTGGGCGTGGTCAGAGTGCTCCTCGGGGACCTGCTCGAACTCGGCTGCGTCACCGTCAGCCGCCCCGTGCCCCCGGCCCACCTGCCGGACGAACGCGTCCTGCGCGAGGTCATCGAGGGTCTGCGAGCCCTGTAG
- a CDS encoding class I SAM-dependent methyltransferase yields MSDHHTHVQEFFTARAADWDSRFPDDGPAYAAAVADVGLRAGDRVLDAGCGTGRALTPLRAAVGPTGVVVGLDLTPAMLEAAVRAGRDRDGRLLLGDVAALPLRSGSFDAVFGAGLVSHLADPTENLRELARVVRPGGTLALFHPIGRAALAARQGRRLTPDDLRAEPNLRPLLARSGWRMTSYVDEDTRFLALAARES; encoded by the coding sequence ATGAGCGACCATCACACGCACGTCCAGGAGTTCTTCACCGCGCGCGCGGCGGACTGGGACAGCCGCTTCCCCGACGACGGTCCCGCCTACGCGGCCGCGGTCGCCGACGTCGGGCTGCGGGCCGGGGACCGGGTGCTGGACGCGGGCTGCGGCACCGGGCGGGCCCTGACGCCGCTGCGTGCCGCCGTGGGGCCGACGGGGGTGGTCGTCGGCCTGGATCTGACGCCGGCGATGCTGGAGGCCGCCGTACGGGCCGGACGGGACCGCGACGGGCGGCTGCTGCTCGGCGACGTGGCCGCGCTGCCGCTGCGCTCCGGATCGTTCGACGCCGTGTTCGGTGCCGGGCTCGTCTCGCATCTGGCCGACCCGACCGAGAATCTGCGGGAGTTGGCGCGCGTGGTGCGCCCCGGCGGCACGCTGGCGCTGTTCCACCCGATCGGCAGGGCGGCGCTCGCGGCCCGCCAGGGCCGCCGGCTCACCCCGGACGACCTGCGCGCGGAACCCAACCTGCGCCCTCTGCTGGCCCGTTCCGGCTGGCGCATGACGTCGTACGTCGACGAGGACACGCGCTTCCTGGCGCTCGCCGCACGCGAGAGCTGA
- a CDS encoding MHYT domain-containing protein: protein MGHLDHAAFGWLTPVLSYAMACIGAALGLRCTVRALGATGRSRRNWLITAASAIGTGIWTMHFVAMLGFAVSGTDIRYDVPLTVLSLLVAMVVVCAGVFAVGYGRDRTRALLVGGLTTGLGVASMHYLGMAAVRLHGEVTYDLTLVALSVLIAVVAATAALWAALNIRSPAAVTVASLVMGAAVSSMHYTGMLAVGVRVTPSGAALPGATAMQFIFPLAVGLGSYLFLTSAFVALSPPTGEREASASAQQSPDGATPRPRARTA, encoded by the coding sequence ATGGGACACCTGGACCACGCCGCGTTCGGCTGGCTGACCCCCGTGCTGTCGTACGCGATGGCCTGCATCGGCGCCGCCCTGGGGCTGCGCTGCACCGTGCGCGCTCTGGGCGCCACCGGGCGCTCCCGCCGCAACTGGCTGATCACCGCGGCCTCGGCGATCGGGACCGGCATCTGGACCATGCACTTCGTGGCCATGCTCGGCTTCGCCGTCAGCGGCACCGACATCCGCTACGACGTTCCGCTGACCGTGCTCAGCCTGCTCGTCGCCATGGTCGTCGTCTGCGCCGGTGTCTTCGCCGTCGGCTACGGCCGCGACCGCACGCGCGCCCTGCTCGTGGGCGGTCTCACCACCGGGCTCGGCGTGGCGAGCATGCACTACCTCGGCATGGCCGCGGTCCGGCTGCACGGCGAGGTGACCTACGACCTCACGCTCGTCGCGCTGTCGGTCCTGATCGCGGTCGTCGCCGCGACCGCGGCCCTGTGGGCGGCGCTCAACATCAGGTCGCCGGCCGCGGTCACCGTCGCGTCCCTCGTCATGGGAGCGGCGGTCAGCAGCATGCACTACACCGGAATGCTCGCGGTGGGCGTACGCGTCACGCCCTCCGGCGCGGCGCTGCCCGGGGCCACGGCGATGCAGTTCATCTTCCCCCTTGCCGTCGGCCTCGGGTCCTACCTCTTCCTGACCTCGGCCTTCGTCGCCCTGTCACCCCCCACCGGGGAGCGCGAGGCGTCCGCCTCGGCGCAGCAGTCACCGGACGGCGCCACCCCCCGTCCGCGGGCCCGGACCGCGTGA
- a CDS encoding roadblock/LC7 domain-containing protein, producing MIQDPSIRPPQRSGELDWLLDDLVTRVGEVRHAVVLSNDGLAVGASTGLRRADAEHLAAVASGFHSLAKGAGRHFGAGYVRQTMVEMDDAFLFVAAAGEGSCLALLTAVTADIGLVAYEMARLVKRVGEHLRTAPRLAGRPPAAG from the coding sequence ATGATCCAGGACCCGAGCATCAGGCCGCCCCAGCGGTCCGGCGAACTCGACTGGCTGCTGGACGACCTGGTGACCCGGGTGGGCGAGGTACGGCACGCCGTCGTCCTGTCCAACGACGGGCTCGCCGTCGGCGCGTCGACCGGCCTGCGGCGGGCGGACGCCGAACATCTGGCCGCCGTCGCCTCCGGCTTCCACAGCCTCGCCAAGGGCGCCGGCCGGCACTTCGGCGCGGGCTACGTGCGCCAGACGATGGTGGAGATGGACGACGCCTTCCTGTTCGTGGCCGCCGCGGGCGAAGGCTCCTGCCTCGCCCTCCTCACCGCCGTGACCGCCGACATCGGGCTCGTCGCCTACGAGATGGCACGCCTGGTCAAACGGGTCGGCGAGCACCTCCGCACCGCGCCCCGCCTCGCCGGGCGCCCGCCCGCCGCCGGCTGA
- a CDS encoding PadR family transcriptional regulator has translation MLELAILGFLYDAPLHGYELRKRITALTGHVRPVAESTLYPAIKRLEKAGFLMRATEPGAVAAPRHVLTLTDDGRSELRRRLADPAARDITDENRWFTVLAFLRHLDDPAAQAAVLRRRLAFLQEPTSFFYDGDRPLRAEEPDDPFRRGVLAIARATSRAELDWLHDTLALLDD, from the coding sequence ATGCTGGAGCTAGCCATCCTCGGCTTCCTGTACGACGCCCCCCTGCACGGCTATGAGCTGCGCAAACGCATCACGGCCCTGACGGGTCATGTGCGTCCGGTCGCCGAGAGCACCCTGTATCCGGCGATCAAGCGTCTGGAGAAGGCGGGCTTCCTGATGCGCGCCACCGAACCCGGCGCGGTGGCCGCACCCCGGCACGTCCTGACGCTCACCGACGACGGCCGGAGCGAACTGCGCCGACGCCTCGCCGACCCGGCCGCGCGCGACATCACCGACGAGAACCGCTGGTTCACGGTGCTCGCCTTCCTCCGCCACCTCGACGACCCGGCCGCCCAGGCGGCCGTGCTCCGCCGCCGCCTGGCCTTCCTCCAGGAACCGACGAGCTTCTTCTACGACGGCGACCGGCCGCTGCGTGCCGAGGAACCGGACGACCCGTTCCGGCGGGGTGTACTGGCCATCGCGCGGGCCACGTCGCGGGCGGAACTCGACTGGCTGCACGACACGTTGGCCTTGCTGGACGACTGA